One genomic region from Dehalobacter restrictus DSM 9455 encodes:
- a CDS encoding HD-GYP domain-containing protein encodes MNDPWDLNHQIRTQRLALQIARNLGIVKEEQLKPISIASRLHDIGKISIPSDILLKPGKLTDSEFAVIRMHPEIGWAAISRVNFPWPIAEIILEHHENMDGSGYPRGLKGQEIRFEAKIIRVADTIDAMASDRAYRAAQSKQEIISELNRGKGLIYCKEICEAAIAYLTAES; translated from the coding sequence ATGAATGATCCCTGGGATTTGAACCATCAGATAAGGACACAGCGTCTGGCCCTCCAAATAGCGAGGAATTTAGGTATTGTCAAGGAGGAACAATTAAAGCCAATTAGTATTGCTTCACGACTTCACGATATTGGGAAAATAAGCATCCCCTCAGACATTCTCCTGAAACCCGGAAAATTAACTGATTCAGAATTTGCGGTCATCCGGATGCATCCCGAAATTGGTTGGGCGGCAATATCTAGGGTCAATTTCCCATGGCCGATCGCTGAAATCATTCTTGAGCACCATGAAAATATGGATGGCTCGGGGTATCCCCGCGGTTTAAAGGGGCAGGAAATACGATTTGAAGCCAAAATTATCAGAGTCGCGGATACTATCGATGCGATGGCAAGTGATAGAGCATACAGGGCAGCCCAGTCGAAACAGGAAATCATTTCGGAGTTAAACCGCGGAAAAGGACTCATTTATTGCAAGGAGATCTGCGAAGCTGCGATAGCCTATCTGACAGCCGAATCATAA
- a CDS encoding DUF6320 domain-containing protein, giving the protein MQYCSHCQVRIRGNKRNCPLCGNILPGHDGAYDQQEIYPVVPPFYERHLALRIMIFASVVALVVSFMVYALFPSSINWPVFALFGLISMWLSLIIVIKKRHHITKNIMWQVTILSFLSVIWDWGTGWRGWSLDFVVPILFVSAMFVLYVTAKIMKLRARDYITYFLLDGLLGIIPVIFLLFDWIHVLYPSVISVAVSIIFLSAILIFQGENIKAELAKRMHI; this is encoded by the coding sequence ATGCAATATTGCAGTCATTGCCAGGTCCGCATACGCGGCAATAAAAGAAATTGTCCCCTATGCGGAAATATTCTGCCGGGACACGATGGTGCCTACGATCAGCAGGAAATCTATCCGGTGGTTCCTCCTTTCTATGAACGGCATCTGGCCTTGCGGATTATGATCTTTGCCTCTGTCGTTGCTCTGGTCGTCAGTTTTATGGTCTATGCGTTATTCCCCTCGAGTATAAACTGGCCTGTTTTTGCTTTATTCGGCCTCATCAGCATGTGGCTGAGTTTAATTATCGTCATCAAGAAAAGGCATCACATTACCAAGAATATCATGTGGCAGGTAACCATTTTATCTTTTCTCAGTGTTATCTGGGACTGGGGAACCGGCTGGCGGGGCTGGTCCCTAGACTTTGTTGTTCCTATTTTGTTTGTCTCCGCCATGTTTGTGCTGTATGTAACGGCGAAAATTATGAAGCTCAGGGCCAGAGATTACATTACTTATTTTCTGTTAGATGGTCTTCTCGGCATCATTCCGGTAATATTCCTCTTGTTTGACTGGATTCATGTGCTATACCCTTCCGTAATCTCTGTTGCCGTCAGCATCATATTCCTCTCTGCGATCCTGATCTTTCAAGGGGAAAATATCAAGGCAGAACTAGCCAAACGCATGCATATTTAA
- a CDS encoding alpha/beta hydrolase: protein MKRFRKRLLKALSYPDVNIKKTYKIYRKVQKVVHPYFKPLYNLLDHKIIVASREIPVRIFRPENQEIPRVLIFFHGGGWVTGDIDSYTNVCAKMADQTNHTVISVDYLLAPENPFPAGIEECYHVARELSLRYDLLQCSPKDITLIGDSAGGNLAAAVSLMARDRGEFLPPRQILIYPATYIDHSPSSPFPSIRENGTDYILTAKRIQDYMDLYVQREEDRNNPYAAPLLAKDLSNQPQTLIITAEFDPLRDEGEAYGIRLRESGNDVRIYRMKDAVHGFFSLAWNTEHLITCYKVINSFLDGSTLST, encoded by the coding sequence ATGAAACGCTTCAGAAAAAGGCTTTTAAAAGCACTGTCCTATCCGGATGTAAATATTAAGAAGACCTATAAGATCTACCGGAAAGTCCAGAAGGTTGTACATCCATATTTTAAGCCGCTGTACAATTTATTGGACCATAAGATCATTGTTGCTTCAAGAGAAATCCCGGTGCGCATTTTTCGTCCTGAAAACCAAGAAATCCCCAGAGTTCTAATCTTCTTTCACGGCGGAGGCTGGGTTACTGGAGACATTGATTCCTACACCAATGTCTGTGCCAAAATGGCGGATCAGACCAATCATACGGTTATTTCCGTAGATTATCTTTTAGCGCCGGAAAACCCCTTCCCAGCTGGCATTGAGGAATGTTATCATGTTGCCAGGGAGTTATCCTTACGCTATGATCTGCTGCAATGCAGTCCCAAGGATATTACCTTGATTGGGGACAGTGCGGGCGGCAATCTGGCAGCAGCCGTGTCTTTAATGGCCAGAGACAGGGGTGAATTTCTGCCCCCCCGTCAAATACTCATCTATCCCGCAACCTATATTGATCATAGCCCAAGCTCTCCATTTCCGTCTATACGGGAAAATGGTACAGATTATATATTAACTGCCAAACGCATTCAGGATTATATGGATCTATATGTCCAAAGAGAAGAAGACCGCAACAACCCTTACGCGGCACCACTCTTAGCTAAAGATTTATCGAATCAGCCCCAGACACTGATTATCACGGCTGAATTTGACCCACTCCGCGATGAGGGGGAGGCTTATGGAATACGTCTGAGGGAATCCGGCAACGATGTCAGGATATATCGAATGAAAGACGCTGTTCATGGTTTCTTCTCGCTGGCATGGAACACGGAGCACCTCATCACATGCTATAAGGTGATTAATTCTTTTTTAGATGGCAGTACATTGTCAACCTAA
- a CDS encoding nucleotide pyrophosphohydrolase: protein MDIKDWQKEVDNWISQFEEGYWQPSSMMLRLIEEVGELAREVNHRYGEKPKKPSEQEGDLALEMADILFIIICMANSLQIDLEKSFEGMMEKYRLRDSDRWTRKQPE, encoded by the coding sequence ATGGATATCAAAGATTGGCAAAAAGAAGTCGATAATTGGATTTCCCAATTTGAAGAGGGTTACTGGCAGCCCTCTTCGATGATGCTCCGGCTGATCGAAGAAGTTGGCGAGCTGGCCAGAGAGGTTAATCATCGTTACGGAGAAAAACCCAAGAAACCGTCCGAGCAGGAGGGTGATCTTGCGCTGGAAATGGCCGACATTCTGTTTATCATCATATGTATGGCCAATTCGCTTCAGATAGACCTTGAAAAATCCTTTGAAGGAATGATGGAAAAATACCGTCTCCGGGATAGCGACCGCTGGACCAGAAAACAGCCGGAATGA
- a CDS encoding helix-turn-helix domain-containing protein produces MAKNKHLTDSERLQIEQLLREGVSLKRIAVTLEKSASTISREIRARAIESNKYAPYRIHNRCANLNVCQKMQICSDKPNCTRKCSRCNYCNAVCEEFEERRCHRLYDPPYVCNGCLEAYQCVLRKKYYLHRNAHEAYREMLVESRSGANITEDELLYLDEWISPLIQRGQSVHHIAVHNADRLIVSEKSIYRYVSGGLFKARNIDMPRVCRLKPRKTKTVEHKIDSTCRLGRTYADFLAFTEASDAPVVEIDSVIGRVGGKVLLTMMFKSCDLMLAFIRERNTSQSVIDVFNCLDETLSREVFSRLLSVCLTDNGSEFSNPKALEYDAQGRRRTRLYYCDPFASYQKPNVELNHEFIRKILPKGTSFDALCQGDIDLMMSHINSYSREKLGDKSPLDVFSFIYGYDDVLKNLGISRIPANKILLKPSLLKK; encoded by the coding sequence ATGGCAAAAAACAAGCATCTCACTGATTCGGAGCGTCTACAAATTGAGCAGCTACTGCGAGAGGGCGTATCTCTTAAGCGGATTGCCGTCACCCTTGAAAAAAGCGCATCCACCATTTCCCGTGAAATTCGCGCCCGCGCCATTGAAAGCAATAAATATGCGCCATACCGTATCCATAACCGCTGCGCCAATCTCAATGTCTGCCAAAAAATGCAGATCTGCTCCGACAAGCCTAATTGCACAAGAAAGTGTTCCCGCTGTAATTACTGCAATGCCGTATGCGAGGAATTCGAGGAGCGACGCTGCCACAGGCTTTATGATCCACCGTATGTCTGCAACGGTTGTCTTGAAGCTTACCAGTGTGTCCTACGGAAAAAGTATTACCTCCACAGAAATGCTCATGAGGCATACCGAGAGATGCTGGTGGAATCCCGCTCCGGTGCAAATATTACCGAGGATGAACTGCTCTACCTTGACGAATGGATCAGTCCCCTCATCCAGCGTGGGCAATCTGTTCATCACATCGCAGTCCACAATGCCGACAGGCTTATCGTCAGTGAGAAATCCATCTACCGCTATGTTTCCGGCGGACTCTTTAAGGCGAGAAACATTGACATGCCCCGGGTCTGCCGCCTTAAGCCCAGAAAAACCAAAACGGTGGAGCATAAAATCGACAGCACCTGCAGGCTTGGCCGCACCTACGCCGACTTCCTGGCCTTTACGGAAGCATCAGACGCTCCGGTCGTTGAGATAGATTCAGTTATCGGGCGTGTCGGTGGAAAGGTCCTGCTCACGATGATGTTCAAGTCCTGTGACTTGATGCTTGCCTTCATCAGGGAACGCAATACCTCCCAGTCCGTTATCGACGTCTTCAACTGCCTAGACGAAACTCTTAGCAGAGAGGTGTTCAGCCGCCTTCTTTCCGTTTGCCTCACTGACAACGGTTCAGAGTTTTCAAACCCGAAAGCTTTGGAGTATGATGCACAGGGCCGCCGCAGGACGCGGCTGTACTACTGCGACCCATTCGCATCATACCAGAAGCCCAACGTGGAGTTGAACCACGAGTTCATTAGGAAAATACTGCCCAAAGGCACATCGTTTGACGCCCTGTGCCAAGGGGATATTGACCTTATGATGTCGCATATCAACTCCTATTCCAGGGAGAAACTGGGCGACAAATCGCCGTTGGATGTGTTTAGTTTCATCTACGGGTACGATGATGTCCTTAAAAACCTGGGAATCAGCAGGATTCCTGCTAATAAAATCCTGCTGAAGCCGTCGCTTTTGAAAAAATAA